A single window of Micrococcaceae bacterium Sec5.1 DNA harbors:
- a CDS encoding TetR/AcrR family transcriptional regulator, with amino-acid sequence MLDSFDEYQLLIPSVPDTLGIVNRRRTEFPHAPASSRAGAVDTAAESGSAVPDPAVDGRAARWQSHREERRRELIKAARRAVHALGSEASMEDIAGAAGTSKSVYYRYFGDKAGLQQAMGEVVLGQMQRRMKEAAQLAQTPREGLYAMVSAYLQMAESSPNVYAFITRLTPGEASSQDAIAASGALGNFFEQITDMIATPMRQYLGTEKEALIEYWPTAAIGLVRNAGEMWLGSPASEAKPNQAAMAGHITDWLCLGIAPELKATT; translated from the coding sequence ATGCTTGACTCCTTCGATGAATACCAGTTACTGATACCCAGCGTACCTGATACGCTGGGTATCGTGAACCGTCGTCGTACAGAATTTCCGCACGCTCCTGCCTCTTCCCGCGCTGGCGCTGTTGATACCGCAGCGGAGTCCGGCAGCGCCGTCCCGGATCCTGCAGTAGATGGGCGTGCTGCCAGGTGGCAGAGTCATCGCGAGGAGCGTCGGCGCGAGCTCATCAAGGCAGCACGCAGGGCTGTGCACGCCTTGGGCAGCGAGGCGTCCATGGAAGACATCGCCGGTGCCGCGGGCACCTCAAAGTCGGTCTACTACCGCTATTTCGGCGATAAGGCAGGCCTTCAACAGGCGATGGGAGAAGTGGTGCTGGGGCAAATGCAGCGCCGCATGAAAGAAGCGGCCCAATTGGCGCAGACGCCACGTGAAGGGCTCTACGCCATGGTCTCGGCCTACCTGCAAATGGCGGAATCCAGCCCCAACGTGTATGCGTTCATCACCCGGCTGACGCCCGGGGAAGCTTCCTCACAGGATGCCATTGCGGCGTCGGGTGCGCTGGGAAACTTCTTCGAACAAATCACGGACATGATCGCCACACCCATGCGGCAGTACCTCGGTACAGAGAAAGAGGCTTTGATCGAGTATTGGCCCACTGCAGCCATTGGGCTCGTTCGGAACGCCGGCGAAATGTGGCTTGGAAGCCCTGCCTCCGAGGCGAAACCGAATCAGGCAGCCATGGCCGGACACATCACGGACTGGCTGTGCCTGGGCATCGCACCCGAACTCAAAGCAACAACGTGA
- a CDS encoding acetyl-CoA C-acetyltransferase, producing MAAADGPAGTNTGTNSFASAEQSAEQNKGIQGTRSAVIVGGNRIPFARTGGAYLKSSNQDMLTAALDGLIARFGLQDERIGEVAAGAVLKHSRDFNLTREAVLGSALSPETPAYDLQQACATGLETVLGLANKIKLGQIDSAIAGGVDSASDAPIAVSEGLREILLDLNRAKTSVQKLKILARIRPKDLAPDAPNTGEPRTGLSMGEHQALTTAQWKISREAQDELAFNSHRNLAAAYERGFFDDLITPYRGLNRDSNLRADTTLEKLSTLKPVFGKNLGSEATMTAGNSTPLTDGAATVLLATQEWADSRGLPKLATVLDGEAAAVDFVHGKDGLLMAPVFAVPRLLARHGLTLEDFDFFEIHEAFAGTVLSTLAAWEDEDFGRTRLGLDGALGKVDRAKLNINGSSLAAGHPFAATGGRIVASLAKMLHDKGTVDGRPARGLISVCAAGGQGVVAILEAA from the coding sequence ATGGCTGCAGCAGACGGACCCGCGGGCACGAACACAGGTACAAACAGCTTCGCAAGCGCAGAGCAGAGTGCCGAACAGAACAAGGGCATTCAAGGGACGCGTTCTGCCGTGATCGTTGGAGGCAACAGGATTCCGTTTGCCCGGACGGGCGGCGCTTACCTGAAGTCCTCCAACCAGGACATGCTTACGGCTGCACTGGATGGACTGATCGCCCGCTTCGGGTTGCAGGACGAGCGGATCGGTGAAGTAGCAGCTGGGGCGGTGCTGAAGCATTCACGGGACTTCAACCTCACCCGGGAGGCGGTACTGGGTTCGGCGCTATCTCCAGAGACACCTGCATACGACCTTCAACAGGCATGTGCAACGGGACTGGAAACCGTGCTAGGGCTTGCCAACAAGATCAAGCTTGGCCAGATCGATTCCGCGATCGCCGGTGGTGTTGACTCCGCGTCCGATGCCCCGATTGCTGTCAGCGAGGGGCTGCGGGAGATCCTGCTGGACCTCAACCGTGCCAAGACCTCCGTCCAGAAGCTGAAGATCCTGGCCCGTATCCGGCCAAAGGATCTGGCCCCGGATGCTCCCAACACCGGCGAACCACGTACCGGCCTCTCCATGGGCGAACACCAGGCCCTCACCACGGCACAGTGGAAGATCAGTCGGGAGGCACAGGATGAACTCGCGTTCAACAGCCACCGCAACCTCGCCGCCGCCTACGAACGGGGCTTCTTCGACGACCTCATCACTCCCTACCGGGGCCTGAACCGGGACTCCAATCTTCGGGCGGACACCACATTGGAGAAGCTCTCCACGTTGAAGCCTGTCTTTGGCAAGAACCTGGGATCCGAGGCCACGATGACGGCCGGCAATTCGACGCCACTGACCGACGGTGCGGCAACCGTGCTGCTTGCCACCCAAGAGTGGGCGGACAGCCGGGGCCTGCCCAAACTCGCCACCGTCCTGGATGGTGAGGCGGCCGCCGTCGACTTCGTCCACGGCAAGGACGGACTTCTGATGGCGCCGGTCTTTGCCGTACCGCGCCTCCTGGCCCGCCATGGGCTGACTCTGGAGGACTTCGACTTCTTCGAAATTCACGAGGCCTTCGCCGGAACCGTCCTCAGCACCTTGGCTGCCTGGGAAGACGAGGACTTCGGACGAACGCGGTTGGGGCTGGACGGCGCTTTGGGAAAGGTGGACCGCGCCAAGCTCAACATCAACGGTTCCTCGCTCGCTGCCGGACACCCATTCGCAGCAACCGGTGGCAGGATTGTGGCTTCGCTGGCAAAGATGCTCCATGACAAGGGCACCGTGGACGGAAGGCCGGCACGTGGCCTGATTTCCGTGTGCGCCGCCGGCGGGCAGGGCGTTGTTGCCATTCTGGAAGCAGCCTAG
- a CDS encoding 3-oxoacyl-ACP reductase has product MTDKYTKIVSKGLGKDVAKRLGLPQPVELRRHQPGAPLVTGPVLVNGDSLGADDLATTLLGWGLDIRRHALPKEKLGAIIVVLDAVQHPEDLGKPVLTIGASLRDLAPNGRVITVSRTARSAPAPASAAARQGIDGLVRSLAKELRAGATANGILLDEDLATTSPSTLGALRFFLSGRSAYVDGQFLTISSSSGSLPFDADKPLAGKVAVVTGAARGIGAAIARTLHRDGAKVVLVDIPAAGDHLAAVANEVHGTALQLDITRDDAGHRIIDHAVERHGRLDIVVHNAGITRDRLLANMDEGRWQSVIAVNIAAQLRINGTLLASEHFKDKPRIVSVASTSGIAGNRGQTNYAASKGGVIGMVRSTAPLMESFGGTINAVAPGFIETEMTARMPLAIREAARRVNSLRQGGQPQDVAEAIAFLASDAAGGISAEVLRVCGQQMVGA; this is encoded by the coding sequence ATGACAGACAAGTACACCAAAATCGTCAGCAAAGGACTGGGCAAGGACGTCGCCAAAAGGCTCGGCCTGCCACAGCCCGTGGAGCTGCGTCGACACCAGCCAGGCGCACCGCTCGTCACTGGGCCGGTGCTGGTCAACGGCGACAGCCTGGGCGCAGATGACCTCGCCACTACGCTTCTTGGTTGGGGCCTGGACATCCGCCGTCATGCGTTGCCCAAGGAAAAGCTCGGGGCCATCATTGTTGTCCTCGACGCCGTGCAGCACCCGGAAGATCTGGGCAAGCCAGTCCTGACAATTGGCGCTTCCTTGCGGGACCTCGCGCCCAATGGACGCGTCATTACCGTCTCAAGGACGGCCAGGTCGGCACCTGCGCCCGCTTCGGCTGCCGCCCGGCAGGGCATCGATGGCCTCGTGCGTTCACTGGCCAAGGAATTGCGTGCTGGAGCCACGGCGAACGGCATTCTTCTTGACGAGGACTTAGCCACCACCAGCCCATCCACGCTGGGGGCGCTCCGATTCTTCCTTTCCGGCCGCTCCGCCTACGTGGATGGCCAGTTCCTGACGATCAGTTCGTCCTCCGGCAGCCTGCCCTTCGACGCCGACAAACCCCTTGCCGGAAAAGTTGCCGTTGTCACCGGTGCAGCGCGGGGCATTGGTGCGGCGATCGCCCGTACGCTCCACCGTGATGGCGCGAAAGTTGTGCTGGTGGATATTCCTGCAGCGGGCGACCATTTGGCGGCGGTCGCCAACGAGGTCCATGGAACCGCGCTCCAGCTGGACATCACCCGCGACGACGCCGGTCACCGGATCATCGACCACGCAGTGGAACGCCATGGCCGGCTCGACATCGTAGTCCACAACGCTGGCATCACCCGCGACAGGCTCCTGGCCAACATGGATGAGGGACGCTGGCAGTCTGTCATCGCCGTCAACATCGCTGCGCAATTGAGGATCAACGGGACCCTCCTGGCATCGGAGCACTTCAAGGACAAGCCGCGCATCGTTTCGGTGGCATCCACCAGCGGAATTGCGGGAAATAGAGGCCAGACCAACTATGCCGCGTCCAAGGGGGGCGTGATCGGAATGGTGCGCTCAACAGCGCCGCTCATGGAGTCCTTCGGGGGGACGATCAACGCCGTAGCGCCAGGGTTTATTGAAACAGAGATGACGGCCCGGATGCCGCTCGCCATCCGGGAAGCAGCGCGAAGGGTCAATTCCCTCAGACAGGGTGGCCAGCCCCAGGACGTAGCCGAAGCCATCGCTTTCCTGGCGAGCGACGCCGCAGGAGGAATCTCGGCCGAAGTCCTTCGCGTGTGCGGGCAGCAAATGGTGGGAGCATGA
- a CDS encoding MaoC/PaaZ C-terminal domain-containing protein: MSKPQPVILGELPSLSKLYMNAAATAARRRVLGSSTGQATLPAASHEVKGVQADVANLTAYQHLLGETASDILPAGFVHALAFPVSMSVMNRDDFPLPLLGMIHLRNHVEQRVPLQFTEALDIRSWSENLSGHRAGTQVDVIAEVRSSSSGALLWRGISTYLAKGVFLPGIDKPGSSSGSGDNGGFSPPDPTALWQLDLDIGRNYAAVSGDFNPIHLSVLSAKALGLRGSIAHGMYLASRALADVGAVKSDAFTWDVAFEAPVFLPARVALDISTIQSETGAWQRSYYVAWNPRSGRRHFRGGVAPL, translated from the coding sequence ATGAGCAAACCCCAGCCGGTCATCCTTGGGGAGCTGCCGTCGCTGTCCAAGCTCTACATGAATGCCGCGGCAACTGCCGCTCGTCGGCGGGTCCTGGGGTCATCAACGGGGCAGGCGACACTGCCTGCCGCTAGCCACGAGGTCAAGGGAGTCCAGGCGGACGTCGCCAATCTCACCGCCTACCAGCACCTTCTGGGGGAGACCGCCAGTGACATCCTGCCAGCAGGTTTCGTCCACGCGCTGGCGTTTCCGGTGTCAATGAGTGTCATGAACCGGGATGACTTTCCCTTGCCATTGCTCGGGATGATCCACCTCAGGAACCATGTGGAACAGCGGGTTCCCCTCCAGTTCACAGAAGCCTTGGACATCCGCTCATGGTCGGAGAACCTGTCGGGTCATCGGGCGGGGACGCAAGTCGATGTCATCGCCGAAGTCCGCTCGAGTTCGTCAGGCGCGCTGCTGTGGCGGGGAATTTCCACGTACCTTGCGAAAGGGGTCTTCCTGCCTGGCATCGACAAGCCGGGAAGCTCAAGTGGCTCCGGTGATAATGGCGGCTTTTCTCCGCCGGACCCTACGGCCCTATGGCAACTCGACCTGGACATCGGCCGTAACTATGCGGCCGTCTCCGGCGACTTCAACCCCATCCACCTGAGCGTTCTATCGGCCAAAGCCTTGGGTCTGAGAGGGTCCATTGCCCACGGCATGTACCTTGCCTCCCGGGCGTTGGCAGACGTCGGTGCGGTCAAGTCGGATGCCTTCACTTGGGACGTAGCGTTTGAAGCGCCTGTGTTCCTTCCGGCCCGGGTGGCGCTTGACATCTCCACCATCCAGTCGGAAACCGGGGCTTGGCAGCGTTCGTACTACGTGGCGTGGAACCCACGCAGCGGTCGGCGTCATTTCAGGGGCGGCGTGGCGCCCTTGTAG
- a CDS encoding SRPBCC family protein: MISMIETVTEWEEGRALATRNEPSTLVPFKQASSRLVLQPLGEGTAMAFDYRYVPRGGPLGRLTGPLIARMLTATFESMLAAVEKAASQATECVCADPPLDSNICSILSS, encoded by the coding sequence ATGATCTCGATGATCGAGACCGTCACCGAATGGGAGGAAGGTCGCGCCCTCGCCACCAGGAACGAGCCGTCGACACTGGTGCCCTTCAAACAAGCCAGCTCCAGGCTCGTCCTCCAACCACTTGGCGAGGGGACAGCGATGGCCTTTGACTACCGTTATGTGCCCAGGGGTGGGCCTCTCGGTCGCCTGACCGGCCCTCTGATTGCCCGAATGCTGACGGCGACCTTCGAAAGCATGCTGGCAGCGGTCGAGAAGGCTGCCAGCCAGGCAACTGAGTGCGTTTGTGCAGACCCTCCTTTAGATTCGAACATATGTTCTATTCTTAGTTCATGA
- a CDS encoding M20/M25/M40 family metallo-hydrolase, producing MSVIRPEDEVVRICQELIRIDSSNFGDDTGPGERAAAEYTAGLITEVGLEAEIFESAPGRANVVTRMAGEDPSADALVVHGHLDVVPALKDQWSVDPFSGELKDGLIWGRGAVDMKDMDAMILSVMRDFARTGRKPKRDIIFAFFADEEAGGTYGARYAVEHRRELFDGATEAISEVGGFSATIGGQRTYLLQTAEKGLSWLRLVAHGRAGHGSQINTDNAITRLAAAVTRIGEYKWPVELTPTTRQFLDGVTELTGVEFDADNPDILLKELGTVARFVGATLQNTSNPTLLRSGYKHNVIPESAEAFVDCRTLPGQQELVFETIKELAGDGIEISYVNKDVSLEVPFAGNLVDSMIDALHSEDPGAKVLPYTLSGGTDNKSLSKIGITGYGFAPLMLPDELDFTGMFHGVDERVPAESLQFGARVLNTLLSNY from the coding sequence ATGTCTGTCATCCGCCCCGAAGATGAAGTTGTCCGGATCTGCCAGGAGCTCATCCGTATCGACTCCTCCAACTTCGGCGACGACACCGGACCGGGCGAACGCGCTGCTGCGGAGTACACGGCTGGCCTGATCACGGAAGTGGGTCTTGAGGCCGAGATTTTCGAGTCCGCACCGGGACGCGCCAACGTCGTCACGCGCATGGCGGGGGAGGACCCCTCAGCTGACGCGCTGGTGGTCCACGGACACCTGGACGTTGTGCCGGCCCTGAAGGATCAGTGGAGCGTTGACCCCTTCAGTGGTGAGCTGAAGGATGGACTGATCTGGGGCCGCGGTGCCGTGGACATGAAGGACATGGATGCCATGATCCTGTCAGTGATGCGGGACTTCGCCAGGACTGGCCGCAAGCCTAAGCGGGACATCATTTTTGCCTTCTTCGCAGACGAGGAAGCGGGCGGCACTTATGGCGCCCGCTATGCCGTGGAGCACAGACGAGAATTGTTCGATGGGGCCACCGAGGCTATCTCCGAAGTGGGTGGGTTCTCCGCGACTATCGGCGGCCAGCGGACCTACCTGCTTCAAACTGCAGAAAAGGGGCTGTCCTGGTTGCGCCTGGTTGCCCATGGACGGGCAGGCCACGGCTCGCAGATCAATACAGACAACGCGATCACCAGACTCGCGGCCGCAGTCACCAGAATCGGCGAATACAAGTGGCCTGTGGAACTCACTCCCACCACCAGGCAGTTCCTGGACGGCGTGACTGAACTCACCGGCGTCGAATTCGATGCGGACAACCCGGACATCCTTCTCAAGGAGCTTGGCACCGTTGCCCGCTTTGTTGGCGCAACACTGCAAAATACCTCCAACCCCACCCTGCTCCGCTCGGGCTACAAGCACAATGTCATCCCGGAATCGGCGGAGGCCTTCGTGGATTGCCGCACGCTGCCCGGCCAGCAGGAACTGGTGTTCGAGACCATCAAGGAACTCGCTGGCGACGGCATCGAGATCAGCTACGTCAACAAGGACGTCTCCTTGGAGGTGCCGTTCGCCGGCAATCTGGTGGACTCCATGATCGACGCCTTGCACTCGGAGGACCCGGGCGCCAAAGTGCTTCCCTACACTCTCTCGGGAGGTACCGACAATAAGTCCTTGAGCAAGATCGGCATCACCGGTTATGGCTTCGCTCCGCTGATGCTGCCGGACGAGTTGGACTTCACGGGCATGTTCCACGGGGTGGACGAGCGGGTACCTGCGGAGTCCCTGCAGTTCGGCGCGCGAGTGCTTAACACGCTGCTGAGCAACTACTAA
- a CDS encoding acyl-CoA dehydrogenase family protein, producing the protein MTPEEILPDALLERLRGRAAGYDHNNVFFHEDLEELAAAGYLKLFVPVADGGMGLGLEAVAALQQRLATAAPATALAVNMHLVGTGVAHVMASRGDDSLDFVLKEAGTGEVFAFGISEAGNDSMLFDSTTIAEPLPDGDYRFTGRKIFTSLSRGWTRLGTFGKDAEGRDGEGELVFGFVHRDEPGHETLDDWDTLGMRASASNTTLLKGAVVPSGRIFRKLPVGPNQDLLIFAIFACFETLLAAVYTGLAERAFLLGVESVKRRVSAKHGGRSFAQDPDIRWKVADAALAMDGIYPQLSAVARDVDNLVDHGPQWFPKLVGLKTRATENARYVVDLAIRVTGGSSYFRGSELERLYRDVLAGIFHPSNDESAHNTVANAWLGPLDS; encoded by the coding sequence ATGACTCCAGAGGAAATCCTTCCGGATGCACTGTTGGAACGGCTACGCGGGCGGGCGGCCGGTTATGACCACAACAACGTCTTCTTCCATGAAGACCTTGAAGAACTGGCAGCCGCCGGTTACCTGAAACTGTTCGTGCCAGTTGCCGACGGCGGTATGGGACTGGGTCTGGAAGCGGTAGCTGCGTTGCAGCAGCGCCTCGCCACGGCAGCGCCTGCCACAGCGTTGGCAGTCAACATGCACCTGGTGGGGACCGGCGTCGCGCATGTCATGGCCTCCAGGGGAGACGACTCGCTGGACTTCGTGTTGAAGGAAGCCGGCACGGGGGAAGTGTTCGCTTTCGGAATTTCCGAAGCGGGCAACGATTCAATGCTGTTCGATTCAACAACCATTGCGGAGCCGCTGCCTGACGGAGATTATCGATTCACCGGACGGAAGATCTTCACTAGCCTCTCCCGAGGTTGGACCCGTCTGGGAACGTTTGGCAAGGACGCGGAGGGCAGGGACGGAGAGGGCGAGTTGGTTTTCGGGTTCGTCCATCGCGATGAACCCGGGCACGAAACCCTTGACGATTGGGACACTCTGGGCATGAGGGCAAGTGCCTCAAACACCACCCTGTTGAAGGGAGCGGTGGTTCCTTCAGGGAGGATCTTCCGTAAATTGCCTGTCGGCCCCAACCAGGACCTACTGATTTTCGCGATCTTTGCCTGCTTTGAGACCTTGCTGGCGGCCGTCTACACGGGATTGGCGGAACGCGCCTTCTTGCTCGGCGTTGAAAGTGTCAAACGGCGGGTCTCGGCGAAGCACGGCGGACGCAGTTTCGCCCAGGACCCGGACATTCGCTGGAAAGTTGCTGACGCGGCCCTGGCCATGGACGGTATCTATCCCCAGTTGTCGGCAGTAGCGCGCGACGTCGACAATCTGGTGGACCATGGACCCCAGTGGTTCCCCAAGCTTGTTGGACTTAAAACGCGGGCCACAGAAAACGCCCGGTATGTGGTGGATCTGGCGATCAGGGTCACGGGAGGATCCAGCTACTTCCGTGGCTCCGAACTGGAACGCCTCTACCGGGACGTACTCGCTGGAATTTTCCATCCATCTAACGACGAGTCGGCGCACAACACCGTGGCGAACGCCTGGCTGGGGCCCCTGGACAGCTAA
- a CDS encoding DUF5703 family protein: MKEQFRGSSEERQRDYARQYEYLVLTVGPDDSLPEARRRLAEHSEYGKWELERSRLYLGGGRRFWLRRKVYSVQRTV; encoded by the coding sequence ATGAAGGAACAATTTCGAGGCAGCTCCGAAGAGCGCCAACGTGACTATGCACGTCAGTACGAGTACCTCGTACTGACGGTAGGACCTGACGATTCACTGCCCGAAGCCCGGCGACGGCTTGCTGAGCACTCGGAGTACGGGAAGTGGGAGTTGGAACGCAGCCGGCTATACCTCGGCGGCGGCAGACGCTTCTGGTTGCGCCGAAAAGTCTATTCCGTGCAGCGCACGGTTTAG
- a CDS encoding sugar transferase: MVKVPVLRSGKVAAPQGPHDFSLGAAFPAKPGVVDVNPPVSPWIDKSVAAQRAEKAGLAVLRADVTLDLKPPVTHRKPRSSSSLADRSERYNRSGWTKSLTNSLRWADSALVAAAVTSGFLLNTDGLAVAAGGTEHERHLMLGFILGIAWLGALEVYRTRDPKVLGVGPEEYKRVLSASLRVFGFLGLVAVVFRLESASSFVLVSLPAGLVALTGSRWMFRRWLTREKSRGRCLSRAIVVGEPQDVRYVIKQINRKSGAAYNILGACLPGARRGAVLVVDNVRVPVLSSIYGIAHTVRQTGANAVIVAGPVPGGNQFIQELGWRLEEDAAELVLAATLTNVAGPRIHWRPVEGLPLMHVDIPHYSGGKHTLKRLMDIVVSAAALLCLAPLLAVLALIVTLDSPGPVLFRQERIGRRGTTFQMLKFRSMVVDAEARLEELRGKDQGAGVLFKMREDPRITKCGRWMRKYSLDELPQFWNVLAGNMSLVGPRPPLLREVSGYERHTHRRLLIKPGITGLWQINGRSDLPWDEAVRLDLYYVENWSIAGDLMIMWRTFRAMIQPSGAY; the protein is encoded by the coding sequence ATGGTAAAAGTTCCAGTCTTGCGTTCAGGCAAGGTCGCGGCACCTCAGGGTCCGCACGACTTTTCCTTGGGCGCGGCGTTCCCTGCGAAACCTGGTGTTGTCGACGTCAATCCGCCGGTGTCTCCCTGGATTGACAAGTCCGTTGCTGCACAACGGGCTGAAAAGGCGGGACTGGCGGTGTTGAGGGCAGATGTGACCCTGGACCTCAAGCCGCCAGTCACCCACCGCAAACCCCGCAGTTCCTCCTCTTTGGCCGACCGGTCCGAGCGGTACAACCGCTCCGGCTGGACCAAGTCGCTCACCAATAGTCTTCGATGGGCAGACAGCGCCCTGGTAGCGGCAGCAGTCACGTCAGGATTCCTTCTGAACACTGATGGTCTTGCCGTTGCGGCAGGTGGCACGGAACATGAGCGGCACCTCATGCTCGGTTTCATACTTGGCATTGCCTGGCTCGGCGCACTTGAGGTCTATAGGACGCGGGATCCGAAAGTACTCGGGGTGGGGCCTGAAGAATACAAGCGTGTGTTGTCAGCGAGCCTGCGCGTTTTCGGCTTCCTGGGACTCGTGGCGGTCGTTTTCAGGCTGGAGTCCGCCAGCTCATTCGTCCTGGTGTCCTTGCCCGCGGGTTTGGTTGCACTGACCGGCAGCCGGTGGATGTTCCGCCGTTGGCTGACGCGCGAAAAGTCACGTGGGCGCTGCCTCTCCCGTGCCATTGTGGTGGGGGAGCCGCAGGACGTCAGATACGTCATCAAGCAAATCAACCGAAAGTCCGGTGCCGCGTACAACATCCTGGGGGCATGCCTTCCAGGAGCGCGGCGGGGTGCCGTCTTGGTGGTCGATAACGTACGGGTTCCCGTCTTGTCATCGATTTATGGCATTGCCCACACTGTGCGCCAGACAGGCGCAAATGCGGTGATCGTTGCGGGCCCGGTCCCTGGCGGCAACCAGTTCATCCAGGAGTTGGGCTGGCGTTTGGAAGAAGATGCCGCCGAACTGGTCCTGGCGGCAACGCTGACCAACGTGGCCGGGCCGCGCATCCACTGGCGCCCCGTTGAGGGCCTGCCCTTGATGCACGTCGATATTCCGCACTACTCCGGTGGCAAACACACGCTCAAGCGCCTGATGGACATTGTGGTCTCGGCTGCTGCTTTGCTTTGCCTGGCGCCACTGCTGGCTGTTTTGGCGCTGATAGTCACATTGGATAGCCCGGGTCCGGTGCTTTTCCGGCAGGAACGGATTGGCAGGCGAGGCACCACCTTTCAGATGCTGAAGTTCCGTTCCATGGTGGTTGATGCTGAAGCGCGGCTGGAAGAACTCAGAGGAAAGGACCAGGGCGCCGGTGTCCTCTTCAAGATGCGCGAGGACCCCCGCATCACCAAATGCGGCCGTTGGATGCGCAAGTACTCCCTGGACGAGCTACCGCAGTTCTGGAATGTGCTGGCCGGGAACATGAGCCTGGTAGGCCCGCGTCCGCCGCTCCTGCGCGAAGTCAGTGGTTACGAACGGCATACCCATCGCCGGCTGCTCATCAAGCCTGGAATTACGGGCTTGTGGCAAATCAATGGTCGATCGGACCTTCCTTGGGATGAAGCCGTCCGCCTGGACCTCTATTACGTCGAAAACTGGTCGATAGCAGGCGACCTCATGATCATGTGGCGGACCTTCCGGGCCATGATCCAGCCCTCCGGTGCCTACTGA
- a CDS encoding Gfo/Idh/MocA family oxidoreductase — protein MSIGTIPSGHLNGHGMTPKLRIAVVGAGYWGPNLARNLKASPDWELVAICDLDVERGLRLAETVGGVAVVESLDELLDTYNLDAVAVATPAHTHHGVVMTALRAGMHVLVEKPLADSRAKGLEMVEEAKARGLVLMADHTYCFTPAVLKIQELVSSGALGDILYVDSVRINLGLVQPDVNVFWDLAPHDLSILDFVLPGGLHPTEISAHGADPLGTGRDCVGHLTFGLPNDAMVHIHVNWLSPTKIRQMIIGGSKRTLVWDDLNPQQRLSVYDRGVSLEQQPRSAADKKNSAISYRLGDTWSPALQEREPLGQVVAELAGSIRNHTIPRTSGESGLRVLSVLEAVTQSLGTDGQSTIVVGNEVALQVAQ, from the coding sequence ATGAGCATAGGAACTATTCCATCAGGCCACCTTAACGGCCACGGGATGACCCCGAAGTTACGGATCGCCGTGGTCGGAGCAGGATATTGGGGCCCGAACCTCGCGAGGAACCTTAAAGCCAGCCCGGATTGGGAACTGGTGGCTATTTGCGATCTTGACGTGGAGCGCGGACTTCGGCTGGCCGAAACGGTAGGCGGCGTCGCCGTCGTCGAGTCTTTGGACGAACTTCTGGACACGTATAACCTGGACGCCGTCGCCGTGGCGACCCCGGCGCACACGCATCACGGAGTAGTGATGACTGCATTGCGCGCCGGGATGCACGTCCTCGTCGAGAAGCCACTCGCGGACAGCCGTGCCAAGGGCTTGGAAATGGTGGAGGAAGCCAAGGCCCGCGGCCTCGTCCTCATGGCAGACCATACCTATTGCTTTACTCCCGCGGTTTTGAAGATCCAGGAACTCGTCTCCAGTGGGGCATTGGGCGACATCTTGTATGTCGACTCCGTGCGCATCAACCTCGGACTTGTCCAGCCGGACGTCAACGTGTTCTGGGATCTAGCACCCCACGATCTCTCGATCCTGGATTTCGTCCTGCCGGGAGGCCTGCACCCCACCGAGATCTCTGCACACGGCGCAGATCCGCTGGGTACGGGCCGTGACTGTGTAGGCCACCTGACCTTCGGCCTTCCGAACGACGCCATGGTGCACATCCACGTGAACTGGCTCAGTCCCACCAAAATCCGCCAGATGATCATTGGCGGCTCAAAGAGGACGCTCGTCTGGGACGACCTGAACCCCCAACAACGACTCAGCGTCTACGATCGCGGCGTCAGCCTGGAACAGCAGCCACGCTCAGCGGCGGACAAGAAGAACTCGGCCATCTCCTATCGCCTGGGCGACACATGGTCACCGGCGTTACAGGAACGCGAACCGTTGGGCCAGGTCGTCGCTGAGCTGGCCGGATCCATCCGGAATCACACGATACCGCGCACCAGCGGCGAATCCGGGCTCAGGGTCCTCTCAGTACTGGAAGCCGTCACCCAAAGCCTTGGAACAGACGGCCAGTCAACCATCGTTGTCGGCAACGAGGTAGCTCTCCAGGTCGCACAGTGA